The window GCGATCTCGACATTCTTTCTCGTGGCCTCTGCTGCCACCGCTTCGGCTGCCCCCTGCGACCTGCGTTCGGACATGGGCGCGCGCGAACTTCATGAGGTTCTTGCACAGCGCGCTGTCGAATTGGTCCGCACGGCCGCGCGCTCCGATGCGGAAAGCAGGGACCGGTTGGAGCAACTGATCGATCCCGACGCTGCCTTTGGTCTGGGAGCAGGCGATGTCGGGCGACCAATGGGGAGCGGGGCAGAGGGCGCACGTGCCGTCGTCGCGTTGATGAAGGCCGATCGATATCGCTATCTCGGCTGGGACTATATGGATGGGCCCGTCGATGCCTGCGGCGAGCACGAGGCGTCCATCGAGTTCATCGCCTCTGCGGATCGGCAGGTCTATCCCGTCACGTTCCATTTTCACAACGGACGTGTGGTTGAGGCAAAGGGGTGGTCTCGGTCCTTTCGTGAAGGGGCCTTGCCATGATGGGACGATGATCCCTCGCTAGAGGAAGGTAATCGGGAGAGGCTGGGCATTGGGGGCCGTCCAATGGAGCCGGAAGAAGGTTCTTGAGGACATGCCGACAAGTCGGACGATGCTTCAGAGGGGCAGCGCTTTTGCGGGCCCAAGCTGTCGGCCTCGCCTTTCGCGTGCGCTCCCCCGATTGCGAAAGGGGAGGTCGACGAGCTAGATGCCTCTCCGAGAATGATACTCTTATTTCCGACTTTTCGGCCTTACTGCCACCGCCCCGGTTAGTGGACCATGGCGGCTTCGATGGCGATGCGGATGGCGTCGGAGGTGTGGTTCGCGCCTAGTTTGTTGAGCATGTTGGCGCGGTGGATTTCCACCGTGCGGGGGCTGATCGAGAGTTTTTCCCCGATGAGGCGGTTGGACAGGCCGCTGGCGACACCGCCGAGGACTTCGCGTTCGCGCCTGGTGAGGCGGTCCACGCGGGCGCGGGCCATGATCTCGCGCAGCTTGGCGTTGCCAACGCTTTCGGCCCGGCGCATCGCGCGGTCGAGCGTTTCGTTGAGTTCGGGCGCGGTGATGGGCCAGGCGATGTAGTCGATCGCGCCGTCGAGGATGGCGCCGACAATGCGCTGGGCGGCCGGGTTTTCGCTGAAGGCGATGATCGGAAACCATTCGCCATGCTGGGACATGTTCTCGATCAGTTCGTCGATGGCGCCGGCATCGTCGTGGATCAGGATGATGCCCGAGCGCGGCCAGCTGGACGTCAGTTCGGAGAGGTTTTCAAAGGGTTCGACGTGAATGTTGGCCGAAGACAGCGCATGGCTGATGGTGGCGCGGCGACGCATGTCCCTGTCGATCAGGATGAGGTTCGAGATACCCTGTTCCAAGATAGTTCTCCCTTCTTATTTCTGCTTAGGGAGATATCGCAAATCGGGGCTTTTTCCTGCGGTTTCCCGTCCAATGTCGAGGCTTTGGGGGGCGGTCCGAGGGAAATTACCGAGAAATCAACGGGAGGTCACGAAATCCGTGCCGCCGAAATGGTGGTAGATGAAGAATGCGCCGAAAATCTGGGGCGCACGGTGGTAAACGCGGCCGACTCAGCCGGTCTGCATGGCCTGGCCGATTTCCAGGAAATCGGTGCGCAGGGCATCGATCCGGTCGCGCGCGAAAGCCGTCGCGCTATCCAGGATCGTGCGACGGGCGGCGGCATAGAGCTGGTTCAGCGCCGAGGCTATTCCGCTGTCGCCCGAGACGCCCATCTGCAGGGCGGTGACGGCGGTCAGGGCGCGGGTTATCGAGCGGCTCTTCAGTTCGCCATCGCCGATCGCGTCCGCGTGGAGCGCGGTGCCCAGCGCGCTGATGAGATGCTCGTAGCACAGGTGCACCAGCTCGGTACGGTCGGCGCCGTTGACGCGGGCGTCGAAGTCGACGCGGCGATAGGCTTCGTGCGGGGTGACGCGTCCGAGCATGTCAGCTGTCCGAACGGTTCCACTGGGCGATCTGGTTCTCCAGCATGGCCATCGTGGAGTTCAGCATGCCGATGCGGCTTTCCGAAGTGGTGAACTGTCCGGCGAGGCGCGCGCGCAGCTTTTCCTGCTGCTCGGCGATTTCGGTACGGCTCTCGGAGATGTCGCTCAGCTGCGTGGTGTACTTGCGGATCGAGGCCCCCAGCGAGTTGAGGCTCGTGGTGGAGGACGCGTCGCGGTAGATGCGGTTGATGCTCGCGTAGACGCCGTGGACGCCGGTCGTGAACATGGCGGCGACGCCTTCCGGATCGGCTTCCATGGTGGCGGCGAGCCGCTCGGTGTCGAGCGTGAAGGTGCCGTTGCGCTCGGTCTTGAGCCCCAGGTCGCCAAGCGTGCGCGCGGTGCCCGTGGCGTTGGGCATGATGGTGCTGCTGGCAAGTCCCGAGAAGGCGCGCTTGAGCGCGCGGGCGCCGCCGTCGTTGGCGAGTTCGCCGCCGATGGCGGTGGCCGCGTTGAGCGCGGACATGACCTCGTTCAGCGCGTCGGTGAGATCCTGCATCGAACTGGAGATGCTGGGCCCCGGATCGGCGAAAGTGACGCGCGTGGGCGCGCCGACATTGGTGCCCGAAAGCTGGAGACGCACGCCGGGAATGACGTCGCTGACCGTGTTCGTGGTGGAGGTGTAGTCGAGCCCGTCGACCGAGAAGGCCGCGTCCACGGCGCTGGCGAGAAGCTCGCCATTCGTGGAGGAGGGGTTCCAGGCGAGGTTGGCAAGGCCGGGTTCAAGCGCGTCCTCGGCCGCCTCCAGGATGAAGCCGTTGGCCGCGCCGTTCTGCCCCTTGAGGACGAGCTGGGCGCCGTCAACGGTCTGGGCGACATAGGCTTGCACGCCCGCATTGGCGCCGTTGATGGCGCTGGCAACGTCGGCGAGAGTCGCGCCGCTGGCAATCGTGATGTCGACGGCGGCGTGGCCGGTGTCCTCGGTGAAGGTGCTGCCCGAGACCGTTCCGAAGCGCAGGGTCAGGGTGCCGGCGCCCACCGTGTCAGAGGCCGAGGCATAGGCGTTGCTGGCGATGTTCTGGCCGCTTGCAAGGCGCGTGACTTCCAGATCGTAGCTGCCCTTGGGCAGTGAAGTGCCGGTCAGCGACGCCGAGGCGACCGAACTGTTGGCAACGCTGGGCGTGCGCGAGAGGTCGCCGGTTCGGATCAGCGTGCCCAGCGAGGTGTCGAGCGCGAGCATCATCGAGCGAATGTCGGACGCCGCGGAGATCCTGGCTTCCAGCGTCTCGCTGCGGGTGTCGAGCCGGTTGACCTTGTTGGCGAACTGCGCCTGCGCCAGCTTGTTGGCAAGGTCGAGCATGTCGATGCCGCTGCCCCCGCCGAGGGCGGTGACCAGCGAGCTGGTGGCGGTGGGGGAGTTGTTGATCGTGCTCATGGCAGAAAGAACGGCTCCAGGAAGGGCAGGTTAAGGGCGGCGGTATGCGGAGCAGGCATCACGGGCCTGCCGATTCCAGGCCGCCCTCGCTGTCGAAGCGCAGGGTGACGGGCACCGAGATGGCTGGGCGGGTACGGTTCTCGCCGCGCTTCAGGGCCATGACGAAGGCCAGGATCGCGGCCACGGCGACGTAATGTTCCTCGCGGATCATGCGCTTCTCCCGGGTGCTGTAATAGACCGAGCGTGCAAGCGCGGGGTATTCCAGCGTGGGTACGGCGTATTCGGCGGCCAGTTCGCGGATCGCCATGGCCTTCTCGCCGCGCCCCTTGGCCACGAGGATAGGCGCAGGCGCCTTATCGGGGTTCCAAGACAGGGCCACGGAAAAGTGCGTGGGGTTGGTGAGGACGAAGCTGGCTTCCTGCATCGCGGGGATGAGGGCGCCCATCGCGATCTTGCGCTGGCGGTCCTTGATCGCGGCCTTCTTTTCGGGCGCGCCCTCGCTGTCCTTCTGTTCATCGCGCACCTCCTGCAGCGTCATCTTGAGACGCATGAGGCGGCGAAACAGCTGGACGGGCAGGTCGAGAAGGGCGATCAGCGTGAGCCCTGCGGCGAGCCAGAAGAGCAGGAGGACCAGTTCCTCCCAGGCATAGGAGAGTTCCTGGAGCAGGTTGCCCCGGCCCAGCCGGGCGAGCGTTTCCAGCCGGTCGCTGGCCCAGGTCCAGGCGATGGTGCCCAGCAGCGTCACCTTGGCGAGGCCCTTCACCATTTCGATCAGGCCATTGGGCCCGAACATGCGCTTGAGGCCCTTCATCGGATCGATGCGCGAGCCCTTGAACGCCAGGTTCGAAGCCAGCCAGCGCCCTTCGCCAAAGCCCAGCTGCGAGGCAAGGCTCACAAGCATCACGCTCACCCCCAGCAGGAACACCGGGGGCAGGGCGGCAATCAGCGCCTGGATGAGGAGGGTGCCGGGGGTGAAGTCATCGATGGCGCCGGGCGTGAAGAGAAAACCGGCGCGCAAGACGCCGACGAGACGCTCCAGCAGCCAGGGCCCTGCGAGCAGCAGCCAGATCGCGCCGATGGCGACCGCGCCCGCCGTCCCCAACTCGCGCGAGCGGATGACGTCGCCCTTCTTCGCCGCATCGCGCTTGCGCTTTTGCGTGGGGGCAAAGCTCTTCTCGCCGTCGCTCTCGCTCATGGCGCGATCACCTGGGCCGCGTTGAGGATCGCCTCGCGCGAGAGGCGGGTGACGAGATCGGTGAGAACCGGCGCGGAGACGAGCAGCGCGGCCAGGCCGCCGAGGATCCCAGCGGGGAGGCCCAGCGAGAAGAGATTGAGCGCGGGTGCCGAGCGGCTGAGGACGCCCGTCACCAACTGCACGGTGAGGAGGACAAGGCAGACCGGCAGCGCGATGGTCGCAGCGGTCGCGAACATCTGCACTCCGAACCCGGCGATGAGGGCGAAACGTCCGGTGCCCAGCCAGGTCTCACCCGGGGGAAAGGTGCGGTAGCTCTCCACGATGAGGGCGAACCATTGCAGGTGCGCGCCCAGCCCCAGGAAGATCATCGTCAGGACAACCGCGAAGTATTGGCCAAGCGCGGGGGACTGGGTGCCCGAATTGGGATCGACCGCAACCGCCATGTTCATCCCCATCGAGCCGCCGATGACTTCGGCGGCAATGACGGGGGCGGCAAAGGCGAGCTGGAGCACGAAGCCGAGCGCGAGGCCGACCACGACTTCGCCCAGAACGGCCAGCAGGCCCGAAAGCGAAAAGAGCGCGGCGGGCACGGCAACCTCGGTCCAGGCGCAGACCAGCACGGCGATCGCGCCCGCGCCGATCACCCGCAGCTGCGGGGGCACGCTGGGGATGCCGAACAGCGGGGCTGCGACAAGCGCGGCGCCGATGCGGGTCATCACGAAGAGCAGGCGCCAGAACTCCTGTTCCAGCGCGCCGAAGCCGAAGTCGAGCTGGATCACGGGATG is drawn from Novosphingobium decolorationis and contains these coding sequences:
- a CDS encoding EscU/YscU/HrcU family type III secretion system export apparatus switch protein — its product is MSESDGEKSFAPTQKRKRDAAKKGDVIRSRELGTAGAVAIGAIWLLLAGPWLLERLVGVLRAGFLFTPGAIDDFTPGTLLIQALIAALPPVFLLGVSVMLVSLASQLGFGEGRWLASNLAFKGSRIDPMKGLKRMFGPNGLIEMVKGLAKVTLLGTIAWTWASDRLETLARLGRGNLLQELSYAWEELVLLLFWLAAGLTLIALLDLPVQLFRRLMRLKMTLQEVRDEQKDSEGAPEKKAAIKDRQRKIAMGALIPAMQEASFVLTNPTHFSVALSWNPDKAPAPILVAKGRGEKAMAIRELAAEYAVPTLEYPALARSVYYSTREKRMIREEHYVAVAAILAFVMALKRGENRTRPAISVPVTLRFDSEGGLESAGP
- a CDS encoding response regulator transcription factor; amino-acid sequence: MEQGISNLILIDRDMRRRATISHALSSANIHVEPFENLSELTSSWPRSGIILIHDDAGAIDELIENMSQHGEWFPIIAFSENPAAQRIVGAILDGAIDYIAWPITAPELNETLDRAMRRAESVGNAKLREIMARARVDRLTRREREVLGGVASGLSNRLIGEKLSISPRTVEIHRANMLNKLGANHTSDAIRIAIEAAMVH
- a CDS encoding flagellar protein FliS gives rise to the protein MLGRVTPHEAYRRVDFDARVNGADRTELVHLCYEHLISALGTALHADAIGDGELKSRSITRALTAVTALQMGVSGDSGIASALNQLYAAARRTILDSATAFARDRIDALRTDFLEIGQAMQTG
- the fliD gene encoding flagellar filament capping protein FliD, with product MSTINNSPTATSSLVTALGGGSGIDMLDLANKLAQAQFANKVNRLDTRSETLEARISAASDIRSMMLALDTSLGTLIRTGDLSRTPSVANSSVASASLTGTSLPKGSYDLEVTRLASGQNIASNAYASASDTVGAGTLTLRFGTVSGSTFTEDTGHAAVDITIASGATLADVASAINGANAGVQAYVAQTVDGAQLVLKGQNGAANGFILEAAEDALEPGLANLAWNPSSTNGELLASAVDAAFSVDGLDYTSTTNTVSDVIPGVRLQLSGTNVGAPTRVTFADPGPSISSSMQDLTDALNEVMSALNAATAIGGELANDGGARALKRAFSGLASSTIMPNATGTARTLGDLGLKTERNGTFTLDTERLAATMEADPEGVAAMFTTGVHGVYASINRIYRDASSTTSLNSLGASIRKYTTQLSDISESRTEIAEQQEKLRARLAGQFTTSESRIGMLNSTMAMLENQIAQWNRSDS
- the fliR gene encoding flagellar biosynthetic protein FliR, which translates into the protein MIQLDFGFGALEQEFWRLLFVMTRIGAALVAAPLFGIPSVPPQLRVIGAGAIAVLVCAWTEVAVPAALFSLSGLLAVLGEVVVGLALGFVLQLAFAAPVIAAEVIGGSMGMNMAVAVDPNSGTQSPALGQYFAVVLTMIFLGLGAHLQWFALIVESYRTFPPGETWLGTGRFALIAGFGVQMFATAATIALPVCLVLLTVQLVTGVLSRSAPALNLFSLGLPAGILGGLAALLVSAPVLTDLVTRLSREAILNAAQVIAP